In Streptomyces sp. NBC_00433, a single genomic region encodes these proteins:
- a CDS encoding DUF5947 family protein, which yields MTLQQAAEGRLPGLRRFTAPAPPRPERCELCGVEVADGHRHLVDTDKRALACACTACALLFDNPGTTGGRFRTVPDRWLADPGHTVDDGAWEALQIPVGVVFFFRNSELGRYAALYPSPAGATESELDPAHWQQVLDRTRLAALLEPDVEALLLRRGDTGCDCYLVPIDVCYELVGRMRLLWQGFDGGAEARAALGEFFARAAARARPLREGDR from the coding sequence ATGACCCTGCAACAGGCCGCGGAAGGCCGCCTGCCGGGCCTGCGGCGCTTCACCGCGCCCGCCCCGCCGCGCCCCGAGCGGTGCGAGCTGTGCGGGGTGGAGGTCGCGGACGGCCACCGGCACCTGGTCGACACCGACAAGCGGGCCCTGGCCTGCGCCTGCACGGCCTGCGCGCTGCTCTTCGACAACCCCGGCACGACCGGCGGCCGCTTCCGTACCGTGCCCGACCGCTGGCTGGCCGACCCCGGCCACACCGTCGACGACGGCGCCTGGGAGGCCCTGCAGATCCCGGTCGGCGTCGTCTTCTTCTTCCGCAACTCCGAACTCGGCCGCTATGCCGCGCTCTACCCGAGCCCCGCGGGCGCCACCGAGAGCGAGCTGGACCCGGCCCACTGGCAGCAGGTGCTCGACCGCACCCGCCTCGCCGCGCTGCTCGAACCCGACGTGGAGGCGCTGCTGCTGCGCCGCGGCGACACCGGATGCGACTGCTACCTGGTGCCGATCGACGTCTGCTACGAACTGGTGGGCCGCATGCGGCTGCTCTGGCAGGGCTTCGACGGCGGCGCCGAGGCGCGGGCGGCGCTCGGCGAGTTCTTCGCCCGCGCCGCCGCCCGTGCCCGGCCGCTGCGGGAGGGGGACCGGTGA
- a CDS encoding NifU family protein: protein MTAQAPARDAERAGRRVEEVLDRLAATGDRAACAAAEDLVRALMDFYGAGLARVLALTGQAGPRALERLLGDDLVSGMLVLHDLHPEGVEARIGRALRDLPGGPAELVGFDQDTGVLRLRSAPAGGCGCGSTPAASGQAVEDALACFAGEVTRVEFEPAAAADGPVLLQITPRPGLVSP, encoded by the coding sequence ATGACCGCGCAGGCACCGGCGCGGGACGCGGAGAGGGCCGGGCGGCGCGTCGAGGAGGTGCTCGACCGGCTCGCCGCGACCGGCGACCGCGCCGCCTGCGCCGCCGCCGAGGACCTGGTGCGGGCGCTGATGGACTTCTACGGCGCCGGTCTCGCCAGGGTGCTGGCCCTGACCGGGCAGGCCGGGCCGCGGGCGCTGGAGAGGCTGCTGGGCGACGACCTGGTGTCGGGGATGCTGGTGCTGCACGACCTGCACCCCGAAGGCGTCGAGGCGAGGATCGGCCGCGCCCTGCGCGACCTGCCGGGCGGACCGGCCGAGCTGGTGGGCTTCGACCAGGACACCGGTGTGCTGCGGCTGCGGTCCGCGCCGGCCGGCGGCTGCGGCTGCGGGAGCACCCCGGCGGCGTCCGGCCAGGCCGTGGAGGACGCGCTGGCGTGCTTCGCCGGCGAGGTGACCCGGGTGGAGTTCGAGCCGGCCGCCGCGGCGGACGGACCCGTGCTGCTCCAGATCACCCCGCGCCCCGGCCTGGTGAGCCCATGA
- a CDS encoding nickel-dependent hydrogenase large subunit: MAQAMASPTTKTAGDGSGLVEMSWDPITRIVGSLGIHTKIDFKQKKVAECYSTSSVFRGYSVFMRGKDPRDAHFITSRICGICGDNHATCSVYAQNMAYGVKPPPLAEWIINLGESAEYMFDHNIFQENLVGVDYCERMVKETNPGVLELAERTEAPHAGEHGYRTIADIMRSLNPIEGEFYREALQVSRYTREMFCLMEGRHVHPSTLYPGGVGTIASVQLFTDYLSRLMRYVEFMKRVVPLHDDLFDFFYEALPGYEEVGRRRILLGCWGALNDPDHCDFTYRNMTDWGRRMFVTPGVVVDGKLVTNDLTEINLGIRILLGSSYYKDWEGQEQFVTHDPLGNPVDPRHPWNQHTIPAPQKRNFDDKYSWVMSPRWFDGKDHLALDTGGGPIARLWSTALSGLVDIGYVKATGHSVVINLPRTMTKPETSFEWKIPKWSNALERNRARTYFQAYAAAVALHFAEKGLAEVRAGRTQTWEKFEVPDEGLGVGFTEAVRGVLSHHMVIRDGKIANYHPYPPTPWNASTRDSFGTPGPYEDAVQNTPIFEENPPENFKGIDIMRAVRSFDPCLPCGVHMYVGGGKTVQTMHVPTGLSGMGG; this comes from the coding sequence ATGGCACAAGCGATGGCATCACCGACGACGAAGACGGCCGGGGACGGCAGCGGCCTGGTGGAGATGTCCTGGGACCCGATCACCCGGATCGTGGGCAGCCTCGGCATCCACACGAAGATCGACTTCAAGCAGAAGAAGGTCGCCGAGTGCTACAGCACCTCGTCGGTCTTCCGCGGCTACAGCGTCTTCATGCGCGGCAAGGACCCGCGGGACGCGCACTTCATCACCAGCCGCATCTGCGGCATCTGCGGCGACAACCACGCCACCTGCTCGGTCTACGCGCAGAACATGGCCTACGGGGTGAAGCCGCCGCCCCTGGCCGAGTGGATCATCAACCTGGGCGAGTCCGCCGAGTACATGTTCGACCACAACATCTTCCAGGAGAACCTGGTCGGGGTCGACTACTGCGAGCGGATGGTCAAGGAGACCAACCCCGGGGTCCTCGAACTGGCCGAGCGGACCGAGGCGCCGCACGCCGGCGAGCACGGCTACCGCACCATCGCCGACATCATGCGCTCCCTCAACCCCATCGAGGGCGAGTTCTACCGCGAGGCGCTCCAGGTGAGCCGCTACACGCGGGAGATGTTCTGCCTGATGGAGGGGCGGCACGTGCACCCCTCCACGCTCTACCCCGGCGGTGTCGGCACGATCGCCTCGGTCCAGCTCTTCACCGACTACCTGAGCCGGCTGATGCGCTACGTGGAATTCATGAAGCGGGTCGTGCCGCTGCACGACGACCTCTTCGACTTCTTCTACGAGGCGCTGCCCGGTTACGAGGAGGTCGGCCGGCGGCGGATCCTGCTGGGCTGCTGGGGCGCGCTGAACGACCCCGACCACTGCGACTTCACCTACCGCAACATGACCGACTGGGGCCGGCGGATGTTCGTCACGCCCGGCGTGGTCGTGGACGGCAAGCTGGTCACCAACGACCTCACCGAGATCAACCTCGGCATCCGCATCCTGCTCGGCAGCTCCTACTACAAGGACTGGGAGGGCCAGGAGCAGTTCGTCACCCACGACCCGCTCGGCAACCCGGTCGACCCGCGGCACCCGTGGAACCAGCACACCATTCCCGCGCCGCAGAAGCGGAACTTCGACGACAAGTACAGCTGGGTGATGTCGCCGCGCTGGTTCGACGGCAAGGACCACCTGGCGCTGGACACCGGCGGCGGCCCGATCGCCCGCCTGTGGTCCACCGCCCTGTCGGGCCTGGTCGACATCGGCTACGTCAAGGCGACCGGGCACAGCGTCGTCATCAACCTGCCCAGGACGATGACGAAGCCGGAGACCAGCTTCGAGTGGAAGATCCCCAAGTGGAGCAACGCGCTGGAGCGCAACCGCGCCCGCACCTACTTCCAGGCCTACGCGGCGGCCGTCGCCCTGCACTTCGCCGAGAAGGGCCTCGCCGAGGTCCGCGCGGGACGCACCCAGACCTGGGAGAAGTTCGAGGTGCCCGACGAGGGCCTGGGCGTCGGCTTCACCGAGGCCGTACGCGGTGTGCTGTCCCACCACATGGTGATCAGGGACGGCAAGATCGCCAACTACCACCCCTATCCGCCGACACCGTGGAACGCCAGCACCCGCGACTCCTTCGGCACCCCGGGGCCCTACGAGGACGCCGTGCAGAACACGCCGATCTTCGAGGAGAACCCGCCGGAGAACTTCAAGGGCATCGACATCATGCGCGCGGTGCGCAGCTTCGACCCCTGCCTGCCCTGCGGGGTGCACATGTACGTCGGCGGCGGCAAGACCGTGCAGACCATGCACGTGCCGACCGGCCTGAGCGGGATGGGCGGATGA
- a CDS encoding hydrogenase expression protein HypE: MTTSSPAAQAPAPEQQEDKPIHILWINAGLSCDGDSVSLTAATQPSIEEIALSVLPGLPKIEVHWPLIDFECGPVQGADTFIEWFFKGERGEIDPFVLVVEGSIPNEAIKPEGYWCGFGDDPETGQPITTSEWLDRLAPKALAVVAIGTCAAYGGIHAMAGNPTGAMGVPDYLGWDWKSHAGIPLVCVPGCPIQPDNFAETLVYLLHQASGAAPMIPLDEQLRPAWLFGATVHEGCDRAGYYEQGQFADTYDSPKCLVKLGCWGPVVKCNVPKRGWMNGIGGCPNVGGICIACTMPGFPDKFMPFMDEPPGGKVSSAASTVYGSVVRRLRAVTMHTVDAEPKWRTRGDTLTTGYRPPW; the protein is encoded by the coding sequence ATGACGACCTCATCACCGGCCGCGCAGGCCCCGGCGCCCGAGCAGCAGGAGGACAAGCCGATCCACATCCTCTGGATCAACGCCGGGCTGAGCTGCGACGGCGACTCGGTGTCGCTGACCGCGGCCACCCAGCCGAGCATCGAGGAGATCGCGCTGAGCGTGCTGCCCGGTCTGCCGAAGATCGAGGTGCACTGGCCGCTGATCGACTTCGAGTGCGGCCCGGTGCAGGGCGCGGACACCTTCATCGAGTGGTTCTTCAAGGGCGAGCGGGGCGAGATCGACCCGTTCGTGCTGGTCGTGGAGGGGTCGATCCCCAACGAGGCGATCAAGCCCGAGGGCTACTGGTGCGGTTTCGGCGACGACCCGGAGACCGGCCAGCCGATCACCACCAGCGAGTGGCTCGACCGGCTCGCACCCAAGGCGCTGGCCGTCGTCGCGATCGGCACCTGCGCCGCCTACGGCGGCATCCACGCGATGGCCGGCAACCCCACCGGGGCGATGGGCGTACCCGACTACCTGGGCTGGGACTGGAAGTCCCACGCGGGCATCCCGCTGGTGTGCGTGCCCGGCTGCCCCATCCAGCCGGACAACTTCGCGGAGACGCTGGTCTACCTGCTGCACCAGGCGTCGGGGGCGGCCCCGATGATCCCGCTGGACGAGCAGCTGCGGCCCGCCTGGCTGTTCGGCGCCACCGTCCACGAGGGCTGCGACCGCGCCGGCTACTACGAGCAGGGGCAGTTCGCCGACACGTACGACTCGCCCAAGTGCCTGGTCAAGCTGGGCTGCTGGGGGCCGGTCGTGAAGTGCAACGTGCCCAAGCGCGGGTGGATGAACGGCATCGGCGGCTGCCCGAACGTCGGCGGCATCTGCATCGCCTGCACGATGCCGGGCTTTCCCGACAAGTTCATGCCGTTCATGGACGAGCCGCCCGGCGGCAAGGTGTCGAGCGCCGCGAGCACCGTCTACGGCTCGGTGGTCCGCAGGCTGCGGGCGGTGACCATGCACACCGTGGACGCGGAGCCCAAGTGGCGCACCCGCGGCGACACCCTCACCACCGGCTACCGGCCCCCGTGGTGA
- a CDS encoding LuxR C-terminal-related transcriptional regulator, whose product MSTFTSTSTSTATGTGAKGHEGTSGLGDLLLNRMTTPAGYIGTTPTGLIGRSADLARLAAVTTAPDAGLVTVTGPAGVGKSRLVMEFFRHRGTGPGGGVEVFDFAQVTDTSVAGLMLRQLREQCYEGSPAVRKALERVAAGKHTLLFDHYEDVADDLAPLLAEFRRSCPQVRIVCVGTTRLGLYGERVVRLGPLPTGDPAQDSPLSAVPAVELFVQCARAVRPEFALTAENSRFVLALCRQAGGLPLAIELAASQITLAEPDLILERFAHDPGALHRPDHHPYSRHSSVGGMVSWVLARLRPEERAQLVQLAVFEGPFTMRAAAGVLDGCHGADLRTMEGLIDKSVLVPDEGHGGEVRLAIPHAVRLAAAGLLARLPAHAALRRAHAEHFRRAAAAGAGIGPETRADLLAAFEHWREAGDGRAMAVIAQALREQSPTPAQALNCLRLTEEALRARVDDPRLHARTLEAAGELALRLGTPTARAHLTRAREAHRAAHDEQGAVRCLALLGEEAYAAGELDRARRLFEEAHAAGAGLSPPAGGQLTLRLAAVLRDAGDLPRAGELALAALAAELGQSPDGGPGALLARYVLATVRWSEHDSAQARALFADAAEQIGTLPEAAPERAECLEFLAVTLVKWGRTADWQRVAAALALADHLRRRGGRARPRHLHGRVAPVLAAAALELTAAEYARARRSGPDLGWAVALRLIPAESPAAAPAPAPATSPDVAATLTKRELEVALLVAEGLTNRIIARELGIAEWTVVNHLRKVMRKLGCQSRVQVTRRLSA is encoded by the coding sequence ATGAGCACCTTTACGAGTACAAGTACGAGTACGGCTACGGGCACGGGCGCCAAGGGCCACGAGGGGACATCCGGCCTGGGCGACCTGCTGCTCAACCGGATGACCACCCCGGCCGGCTACATCGGCACCACCCCGACCGGGCTGATCGGCCGCTCCGCCGACCTGGCGCGGCTCGCCGCGGTGACCACCGCCCCGGACGCCGGCCTGGTCACCGTGACCGGGCCGGCCGGGGTCGGCAAGAGCCGGCTGGTGATGGAGTTCTTCCGGCACCGCGGCACCGGTCCGGGCGGCGGCGTCGAGGTCTTCGACTTCGCCCAGGTGACCGACACCTCGGTGGCAGGACTCATGCTGCGCCAGCTCAGGGAGCAGTGCTACGAGGGCTCGCCCGCCGTCAGAAAGGCCCTGGAAAGGGTGGCGGCGGGCAAGCACACCCTGCTGTTCGACCACTACGAGGACGTCGCCGACGACCTCGCGCCGCTGCTCGCCGAATTCCGCCGGTCCTGCCCGCAGGTCCGTATCGTCTGCGTCGGCACGACCCGGCTCGGGCTCTACGGCGAGCGCGTCGTACGGCTCGGCCCGCTGCCGACCGGCGACCCGGCGCAGGACTCACCGCTGTCCGCCGTTCCCGCGGTGGAGCTGTTCGTGCAGTGCGCGCGGGCCGTACGTCCCGAGTTCGCGCTGACCGCGGAGAACTCGCGCTTCGTGCTGGCCCTCTGCCGGCAGGCCGGCGGCCTGCCGCTGGCCATCGAACTGGCCGCCTCCCAGATCACCCTGGCCGAACCCGACCTGATCCTGGAGCGGTTCGCCCACGACCCCGGCGCCCTGCACCGGCCCGACCACCACCCCTACTCACGGCATTCCAGCGTCGGCGGCATGGTCTCCTGGGTGCTGGCCAGGCTCCGTCCCGAGGAGCGCGCACAGCTCGTCCAACTCGCCGTCTTCGAGGGCCCTTTCACCATGCGCGCGGCCGCCGGGGTGCTGGACGGCTGCCACGGCGCCGACCTGCGGACCATGGAAGGGCTCATCGACAAGAGCGTCCTGGTCCCCGACGAAGGCCACGGCGGCGAGGTGCGGTTGGCCATCCCGCACGCCGTACGGCTCGCCGCCGCGGGCCTGCTGGCCCGGCTGCCCGCCCACGCGGCTCTGCGGCGTGCCCACGCCGAGCACTTCCGCCGCGCCGCTGCCGCCGGGGCGGGCATCGGCCCCGAGACCCGGGCGGACCTGCTCGCCGCCTTCGAGCACTGGCGGGAGGCGGGTGACGGCCGCGCCATGGCGGTCATCGCGCAGGCCCTGCGGGAGCAGTCGCCGACCCCGGCGCAGGCCTTGAACTGCCTGCGGCTGACCGAGGAGGCGCTACGGGCCCGGGTCGACGACCCCCGGCTGCACGCCCGCACCCTGGAGGCGGCCGGCGAACTGGCGCTGCGCCTGGGCACCCCGACCGCCCGCGCGCACCTCACCCGGGCCCGCGAAGCCCACCGCGCCGCGCACGACGAGCAGGGCGCGGTGCGCTGCCTCGCGCTGCTCGGCGAGGAGGCCTACGCGGCGGGGGAGTTGGACCGGGCACGACGGCTCTTCGAGGAGGCGCACGCGGCCGGGGCGGGCCTCTCCCCGCCCGCCGGGGGGCAGCTGACCCTGCGCCTCGCGGCCGTCCTGCGCGACGCGGGCGACCTGCCCAGGGCCGGCGAACTGGCCCTGGCCGCGCTGGCGGCGGAGCTGGGGCAGTCACCCGACGGCGGCCCCGGCGCACTGCTCGCGCGATACGTCCTGGCGACGGTCCGCTGGTCGGAGCACGATTCGGCGCAGGCCCGCGCCCTCTTCGCCGACGCGGCCGAGCAGATCGGCACCCTGCCCGAGGCGGCGCCCGAGCGGGCGGAGTGCCTGGAATTCCTGGCCGTCACCCTGGTCAAGTGGGGCCGCACCGCGGACTGGCAGCGTGTCGCCGCGGCCCTGGCACTGGCCGATCACCTGCGGCGCCGCGGTGGCCGGGCCCGCCCGAGGCATCTGCACGGGCGGGTGGCCCCGGTCCTGGCGGCCGCGGCCCTGGAACTGACCGCGGCCGAATACGCCCGTGCCCGCAGGTCGGGCCCCGACCTCGGCTGGGCCGTTGCCCTGCGCTTGATCCCCGCGGAGTCGCCGGCGGCGGCTCCGGCCCCGGCTCCTGCGACGTCCCCCGACGTCGCGGCGACCCTCACCAAGCGCGAGCTGGAAGTCGCCCTGCTCGTGGCCGAGGGCCTGACCAACCGCATCATCGCCCGGGAACTCGGCATCGCCGAGTGGACCGTGGTGAACCACCTCCGCAAGGTGATGCGGAAGCTCGGCTGCCAGTCCCGTGTCCAGGTCACCCGCCGCCTGTCCGCCTGA
- a CDS encoding methyltransferase: protein MTSTQPSSDRIMGLITGYWATGIVGAAATHSVFTHLEDGATTADDVAARAAISSRGAQALLDGLVSVGLVEVGDGRYRNTAEASTFLVEGRPTCLSGFAKLKAGHMASLAGLPDVVRAGGPLTDAVVEVADNPHWEELVQALAAQSVPVAHTAADTLRIAEAGEVSILDIGGGSGVYSAAWLERNPAARSTQLDWAPINAIARRLLAERGLADRVDYVDGDFHTADLGAAGAYDIVVYSNIAHQEGPEDNMALFARVRNVLKPGGTLVVSDYVVDDDRSGPKYPLTFASEMLLKSRHGSSWRRADYQAWLGKTGYDDITFQTTLSPTTLIFAR, encoded by the coding sequence ATGACCAGCACCCAGCCGTCGTCCGATCGGATCATGGGGCTCATCACCGGCTACTGGGCCACCGGCATCGTCGGTGCGGCGGCGACCCACTCGGTCTTCACCCACCTGGAGGACGGCGCCACCACCGCCGACGACGTCGCCGCCCGTGCCGCGATATCGTCGCGCGGCGCCCAGGCCCTGCTCGACGGCCTGGTCAGCGTCGGCCTGGTCGAGGTGGGCGACGGCCGCTACCGCAACACCGCGGAGGCCTCCACCTTCCTGGTGGAGGGCCGCCCCACCTGCCTGAGCGGCTTCGCGAAGCTCAAGGCCGGCCACATGGCCTCGCTCGCGGGGCTGCCCGACGTCGTCAGGGCCGGCGGGCCGCTCACCGACGCGGTGGTCGAGGTCGCCGACAACCCGCACTGGGAGGAGCTGGTCCAGGCGCTCGCCGCCCAGTCCGTCCCGGTGGCGCACACCGCCGCGGACACCCTGCGGATCGCCGAAGCCGGCGAGGTGTCGATCCTCGACATCGGCGGCGGCTCCGGCGTCTACTCGGCCGCCTGGCTGGAGCGCAACCCCGCCGCCCGCTCCACCCAGCTCGACTGGGCGCCCATCAACGCGATCGCCCGCCGGCTGCTCGCCGAGCGGGGCCTGGCCGACCGCGTCGACTACGTCGACGGCGACTTCCACACCGCCGACCTCGGCGCCGCCGGCGCGTACGACATCGTCGTCTACTCCAACATCGCGCACCAGGAGGGCCCCGAGGACAACATGGCGCTCTTCGCCCGGGTGCGGAACGTCCTCAAGCCCGGCGGGACGCTGGTCGTCTCCGACTACGTCGTGGACGACGACCGCAGCGGGCCGAAGTACCCGCTGACCTTCGCCTCGGAGATGCTGCTCAAGAGCCGGCACGGCAGCAGTTGGCGGCGGGCCGACTACCAGGCCTGGCTCGGCAAGACCGGCTACGACGACATCACCTTCCAGACCACGCTGTCGCCGACCACGCTGATCTTCGCCCGGTAG
- a CDS encoding DegT/DnrJ/EryC1/StrS aminotransferase family protein, whose amino-acid sequence MDPIPLVHASLGKLELAAVEEVFASDWTAGQGPRGKALEKELAERYGVGDAVTLSSCAAALHLALLALNVQPGDEIIVADYTFPAPAHAARYVGAVPVFADARPDTGTIDPQAVADLIGPRTVGVIAVDTVGLPADYAELQALTGRHGLFLIEDAACAVGATYRGAPAGALAPIACLSFHGRKGITSGEGGALLAADPAIGADVRLRSSFGIGSIFDKSQLIGLPIPEFTEIGYNYKLSDIAAAILQVQLGRIGELLERRNTVAARYAELLAGEELLTLPHVPADRTHAWQSYLVALDPAVDRAAVAADLRAQGIGCGHGTWASHTQPVYDSKQTCPVSADLFARQLAIPMHAELTVDQAERVAHALRTALRAHAKPRPRTAVAASATTASPHENQEGTS is encoded by the coding sequence TTGGACCCGATCCCCTTGGTTCACGCGAGTCTGGGCAAGCTGGAACTCGCAGCCGTCGAGGAGGTGTTCGCCTCGGACTGGACGGCAGGCCAGGGCCCGCGCGGCAAGGCGCTGGAGAAGGAGCTTGCCGAGCGCTACGGCGTCGGTGACGCCGTCACGCTCAGCAGCTGCGCCGCGGCGCTGCACCTGGCGCTGCTCGCGCTGAACGTCCAGCCGGGCGACGAGATCATCGTCGCCGACTACACCTTCCCCGCGCCCGCCCACGCGGCGCGCTACGTCGGCGCCGTCCCGGTCTTCGCCGACGCCCGGCCCGACACCGGCACGATCGACCCGCAGGCGGTGGCCGACCTGATCGGCCCGCGTACCGTCGGCGTGATCGCCGTCGACACCGTCGGCCTGCCCGCCGACTACGCCGAACTGCAGGCGCTCACCGGCCGCCACGGCCTCTTCCTCATCGAGGACGCGGCCTGCGCGGTGGGCGCCACCTACCGTGGCGCGCCGGCCGGCGCGCTGGCCCCGATCGCCTGCCTGTCCTTCCACGGGCGCAAGGGCATCACCAGCGGCGAGGGCGGCGCGCTGCTCGCCGCCGACCCGGCGATCGGCGCCGACGTACGGCTGCGGTCGTCCTTCGGCATCGGCAGCATCTTCGACAAGTCGCAGCTGATCGGCCTGCCCATCCCGGAATTCACCGAGATCGGCTACAACTACAAGCTGTCCGACATCGCCGCCGCGATCCTCCAGGTGCAGCTCGGCCGCATCGGCGAACTGCTGGAGCGGCGCAACACGGTGGCGGCCCGCTACGCCGAACTGCTCGCCGGCGAGGAGCTGCTGACGCTGCCGCACGTGCCGGCCGACCGCACCCACGCCTGGCAGTCCTACCTGGTCGCGCTCGACCCGGCCGTGGACCGTGCCGCCGTCGCCGCCGACCTGCGGGCCCAGGGCATCGGCTGCGGCCACGGCACGTGGGCGAGCCACACGCAGCCGGTCTACGACTCCAAGCAGACCTGCCCGGTCTCCGCGGACCTCTTCGCCCGCCAACTCGCCATCCCCATGCACGCGGAGCTGACCGTCGACCAGGCGGAGAGGGTCGCGCACGCCCTGCGCACCGCCCTGCGCGCCCACGCGAAGCCGCGGCCGCGCACGGCCGTGGCGGCGTCCGCCACCACCGCGAGCCCGCACGAGAACCAGGAAGGTACGTCATGA
- a CDS encoding type III polyketide synthase yields MSTHRRRMRGMATLCKPAVSVPENVITMEDTLEFAKKVHKGKPQLPLALRLIEKTGVRKRHIVQPIEQTLRHPGFEERNRVYELESKKLCPPVIERALANAGVKAQDIDAIIYVSCTGFMMPSLTAWLINAMGFRYDTRQIPIAQLGCAAGGAAINRANDFCEAHPDSNVLIVSCELCSLCYQPVDDNVGSLLSDGLFGDAVAAAVVRGNGGTGVRLERNASYLIPNTEDWISYAVRSTGFHFQLDRRVPGTMEPLAPILRQLAASHGWNVANLDFYIIHAGGPRILDDLCKYLNVDRDMFRHSWSTLSDYGNIASAVVLEALRRLFEEDEMLPGGTGIIAGFGPGITAEMAVGSWVADVPRPRLATPVAAAATPVV; encoded by the coding sequence ATCTCTACCCACAGAAGGCGGATGCGAGGTATGGCAACTCTGTGCAAGCCAGCGGTGAGCGTGCCGGAAAACGTCATCACCATGGAAGACACCCTTGAATTCGCTAAGAAGGTGCACAAGGGAAAGCCTCAGCTTCCGTTGGCTCTTCGGCTGATCGAGAAGACCGGGGTAAGAAAGCGGCATATCGTCCAGCCCATCGAGCAGACACTCCGGCACCCGGGCTTCGAGGAGCGCAACCGGGTCTACGAGCTGGAGTCCAAGAAGCTGTGCCCGCCGGTCATCGAGCGGGCCCTGGCCAACGCGGGCGTCAAGGCGCAGGACATCGACGCCATCATCTACGTGTCCTGCACCGGTTTCATGATGCCGTCGCTGACGGCATGGCTCATCAATGCCATGGGCTTCCGCTACGACACCCGGCAGATCCCCATAGCGCAGCTCGGCTGCGCGGCGGGCGGCGCGGCGATCAACCGCGCCAACGACTTCTGCGAGGCGCACCCGGACTCCAACGTCCTGATCGTCTCCTGCGAGCTGTGCTCGCTGTGCTACCAGCCGGTCGACGACAACGTCGGATCGCTGCTGTCCGACGGCCTGTTCGGCGACGCGGTGGCGGCAGCCGTCGTCCGCGGCAACGGCGGCACGGGGGTGCGGTTGGAGCGCAACGCCTCCTACCTCATCCCGAACACCGAGGACTGGATCTCCTACGCGGTGCGCTCCACCGGCTTCCACTTCCAGCTCGACCGACGGGTGCCGGGCACGATGGAGCCGCTCGCGCCCATCCTGCGGCAACTCGCCGCGAGTCACGGGTGGAACGTCGCCAACCTGGACTTCTACATCATCCACGCCGGCGGCCCGCGCATCCTGGACGACCTGTGCAAGTACCTGAACGTCGACCGCGACATGTTCCGGCACAGCTGGTCGACGCTGAGCGACTACGGCAACATCGCCAGCGCCGTCGTCCTCGAAGCGCTGCGCAGGCTGTTCGAGGAGGACGAGATGCTGCCCGGCGGCACCGGGATCATCGCCGGCTTCGGCCCGGGTATCACCGCCGAGATGGCGGTGGGCAGTTGGGTCGCCGACGTACCGCGCCCCCGGCTCGCCACGCCGGTCGCCGCAGCCGCGACCCCCGTGGTGTGA